The DNA window TTAAATGGAAGTGGACTTGCACTTGGACGTACAGTTGCTGCTATTTTAGAGAACTATCAACAAGCTGATGGAACTGTAGTTGTCCCAGAAGTTTTAGTTCCATATATGGGTGGAAAAACAGTTATAAAATAATAATATTAGGCAAAGAACGTACATCCAATCCAAAGGCAATATTTGAGTGAACAATATCTTATGACACATACCAGAAACGCTACTTATTGGCGTTTCTGGTTCTTTTTTTGTGCACGAAGGTCTCTAAAAAAATGTGTAAGCAAACTTCCGCATGTTTCGGATAAAACTCCTTCTGTAACTTCGCATATATGATTAAATCTACTGTCATTTAGTAAATGATATAACGAATCTACACAACCAGCTTTTGCGTCTCTTGCACCGTACACAACGCGAGGAATTCGAGATTGTAAAATAGCTCCCGCACACATTGGACAAGGCTCCAGTGTTACATAGAGAGTCGTTTCTTCTAATCGCCAGCTACCAATTTTCGCACATGCCTCTTGAATGGCTAGTAGTTCGGCATGTGTTGTCGCATTTTGTGTCGTTTCTCTTAGATTGAAGGCCTTTGCTATAACCTCATCTTTATAAACAATGATAGCACCGATTGGCACTTCTCCAATAGCTGCGGCTTTTTTTGCTTCTTCTATTGCTAAATTCATGTAATACTCATCCAATTGGAGTCAACCCCTTTTGCCTAGTGTAGCATGTTTTATTTGCATGTTGCATATTCTATTTTTGAAGGAGTGATTAATTGATTTATGTAGTTAAACAAGGAGATAGTTTATATGGTATAGCCAAACAGTTTGGGACTAATGCCACTACTCTTGCTTCAATAAATGGTATACCAGATTCAGATGTACTAGTTTTGGGGCAGGCACTTGTATTGCCCTCTACACCAAGCCCTGATCGACCGTTAATTGAATCAAATCTGTATGTAGAATGGTATACAGAAATCCCTTCGGAAAATGTGATTAAACAAGTAGAAACAAATGCAGCACAATTAACCTACATGATGCCTTTTGCTTATGAAGTGAAAAGAGACGGTACGCTAACTACAATGAGTTGGGGTAAATTGCCAGAAGTAGCAAAAGCAAATAAAGTTGAAACCGTCATAGTACTAGCAAACATAGAAAATGGAGCATTTAGCGATACGCTAGCACACACTATTTTTACAAATCAGGAAGTAAAACAAAAAGTATTTGAGCAAGCAGTAGCAGAAGCAAAAAAGCGAGGAACCACACATATTCATACCGATTTTGAATATATAGACAGTGCTGATCGAGAAAATTATGTGAACTTCTTAAAGGAATTAAAAGCATATGCAAAAGGCTTTACCATATCGGCTAGTCTTGCACCAAAGACAAGTGCTGAACAAAATGGAAAGTGGTATGGTGGTCATGATTACAAAGCTATTGGTGAGGTAGTGGATTTTGTTGTCATTATGACATATGAATGGGGTTATAGTGGAGGTCCACCTATGGCGGTATCTCCAATTGGTCCAGTTCGAAAAGTATTAGAATATGCTGTAACCGAAATTGAGCCTAGTAAGGTCATGATGGGTCAAAATTTATATGGCTATGATTGGACACTTCCATATAAACCGGGGAACCCATTTGCTAAAGCTGTAAGCCCACAGCAAGCCATTCAGTTAGCAAAAGATCGTAATGCAGCTATAGAGTATGATCCAGTTGCGCAAGCACCTTTTTTCCACTATTGGAAAGATGGGAAAGAGCATGAGGTCTGGTTTGAGGATGCGCGGTCGATTCAAGCGAAGTTTAATCTATTAAACGAATTAAAGCTACTAGGCATATCTTATTGGCATAGTGGTTTTGATTTCCCTCAAAATTGGTATTTACTCAACGAGATGTTTCGTGTAAAGAAAAAATAGGGTGTTTTTGTCTTTCCTTGGAAAGACAAAAACGCTCTATTTTTCGATTTCTCCCTATGATAAAATAGAGGTTATGACATGAAATATTAGAGTGAGGTTAAAGCTATGTCAATTCCATTTATAACGGTAGAAGGTCCTATTGGGGTTGGTAAGACCACCTTAGCAAAAGCGATTGCTGACACATATCAATTTGAATTGCTAAAAGAGATTGTGGATGAAAATCCTTTTTTAGATAAGTTTTATGATGACATCGCAGAGTGGAGTTTCCAAACAGAAATGTTCTTTCTATGCAATCGATATAAACAACTAAGTGATATTGATAAAAAGTATATATTGAAAGAAAAAGCAGTTGTGGCAGATTACCATATTTTTAAAAATCTAATTTTCGCTAAACGAACGTTAAGTAAAATAGAATATGAAAAGTATGAAGCAATCTATCATATATTAACGAAAGATATGCCAGTTCCAAACATAGTTATCTTTTTAGATGCAAGTTTAGATGTACTTGTTAGTCGTATTGATATGCGTGGAAGAGAATTTGAGAAAAAGATTAGTCCAGATTATTTGGATCAGCTTACAACAGATTATCGTATGTTTATGGATGATTTTGAAGAAAAGCATCCGGAAGTAACGGTTCTTCGATTTAATGGTGATGAAATAGATTTTGTGCAAAATGGACAAGATTTAAAAAAAATAGTAGAAAAAGTAGATGCAACATTGCATAGAAGGAGTTTTTAAAATGAATTTAAGGGAGAAATATGGCATTCCATCTAATGCAGTTATTACAATTGCAGGAACTGTAGGAGTAGGGAAATCTACGATGACAAAAGCTCTAGCGGATGCACTTAATTTTAAAACTTCTTTTGAAAAAGTAGATTCCAATCCATATTTAGATCGTTTTTATGAGGATTTTTCAAAATGGAGCTTTCATTTACAAATTTACTTTTTAGCAGAGCGTTTTAAAGAGCAAAAAAGAATGTTTGAGTATGGCGGAGGCTTTATTCAAGATCGTTCCATTTATGAGGACACTGGAATATTTGCTCAAATGCATAAAGAAAAAGGAACGATGGATCCAATAGACCACGAAACGTATACTAGCTTGTTTGATGCAATGGTTATGACACCTTACTTCCCTCACCCAAATTTATTAATTTATATTGAAGGTTCATTAGAAGATATAATTGAACGTATTCAGGATAGAGGTCGCCCAATGGAGCAGCAAACCCCTATCTCTTATTGGGAGGAAATGCATGGTAGATATGAAAAATGGATTGATGGATTTAATGGGTGCCCAGTACTTCGTTTAAATATTAATGATTATGACATCGTGCAAAATCCAGAAGATGTAGAAGCAATTCTTGAGAGAATTGGTCACTTTATGGAGCAAACTGTAACGTTACGTAAATAAGCAAACCAAACCCTTTCCGCAAATAACTTGTAGGAGGGTTTTTTTGAAACAAAAAAAAGAAGTTAACTTTTAAAGTTAACTTCTTAATATTCTGAACACGTTGTTTAAAGAAAAATTCGTTACAAATGCAACGAATTCAATCTCAAATCTATGCGTGTGTTTAGTTAAAATATGGAGGAGGAAGAGGGATTCGAACCCCCGCGCGGTATGACCCGCCTGTCGGTTTTCAAGACCGATCCCTTCAGCCAGACTTGGGTATTCCTCCGAAGTACATGAATTAATTTATCACGGATAAATTCCAAAGTCAATATATTTATAAAAGAAATTTCAAATAAAAATAGAGTTGGAAAAAATATAGTTTGTCGTTTTCATTGATTTTTATTCCTAAAAAACGTATACTAGTTTATGCCGTGCTAGGTGGGAAGGTAGCGGTGTCTTGTAACTCGCAATCCGCTCTAGCGAGACTGAACTCCTTCTCTGAGGTTGAATACATGTAGGGTCTGGTACTTGCACGTGATGTTGACGTTTGGGTCCTGCGCAATGGGTGCCCATGAACCATGTCAGGTCCGGAAGGAAGCAGCATTAAGTGGTGCTTTCTCATGTGCCGCGGGGTAGCCTAAGCCGAGTTAACGACAAGGGTGCCGCTTATGTGTTTCAAGCGAAGGAAGGTGCACGGCATTAATTTATACAACATACAACTCATTTGTCTAAATGGCAAATGAGTTTTTTTGTATGTATTAAATTCGTCATGTATTAATAGGCGAAGTCGAAGTATCTTTATGATATAATAAAATTATTATTTACCTAAAAATGAGAAGGAGGGGAACTTGTTGTCGTATCAAGCTTTTTACCGCGCTTATCGACCTCAGTCGTTTGCGGAAATGTCCGGTCAAACACATATCAAGCAAACCCTTCAAAATGCCCTCCTTTACAATAAAACCACACATGCGTATTTATTTTCAGGGCCACGAGGAACAGGGAAAACAAGTGCAGCAAAAATATTTGCCAAAGCCCTAAACTGTGAAAGTGGACCAGCAAAAGAGCCATGTAATACTTGTGAAACATGTAAGAGTATTACGGAGGGTTCTAATACAGATGTGATTGAGTTTGATGCGGCTTCTAACTCTCGAGTAGAAGAAATGAGAGATATTATTGAAAAAGTTCGATTTGCACCTTCAAATGCTCGTTACAAAGTGTATATTATAGATGAAGTGCATATGCTTTCTACAAGTGCTTTTAATGCATTGTTAAAAACATTAGAAGAACCACCAGCGCATGCGGTATTTATCCTAGCAACAACCGAACCACATAAGATTCCATTAACAATAATATCTAGATGTCAGCGATTTGATTTTAAACGAATTACATCTATGGATATTGTCTCTCGAATGAAAGAAGTCTTAACAGATGCAGCTATTGAATATGATGTAAACGTACTGAAAATTATTGCGCAGGCTGCTGCAGGCGGTATGCGGGATGCACTTAGTATGCTCGATCAAGTAGTGTCGTTTAGTGGGGAAAAAATGACCATACAAGACGCATTACTAGTAACTGGATCTATCGGCCAAGAGGTATTCTTTCAGCTAGCAGATGCGTTAATTGAGAAAGATGTAGCAAGGGCACTTGGTTATGTTGAACAGTTAGTGGAAGACGGAAAAGATCCTGTTCGATTAACGGAGGATTTTATTACGTTTTACAGAGACTTACTCATATTACTTGTAGCTCCCAAACAAACGGAATTACTTGAAATAGCAACGGGAGATGCTTTATTCCTGGAGCTGGCTTCTAAATTCCCAGTAGATACCCTGTATAAAAGCATCTCGATATTGACAAATACTCAGCAGGAAATGCGTTTTTCAAATCATGCGAAAGTATATTTGGAAACAGCAATCATACGTCTAGCTCAAGTACCAAAAGAAGCGATGGTAAATAGCGAGAGTAATGCTGAGCTAGAAATGAAAGTAAAATCACTTGAAAGCCAGTTACAACAATTGCAGCAACAAATAAGTCAAGGAATAATTCCACAAGCAAACGGTGGAGAGCAGGAGCAGCCAAAGAGACAAAGGCAGAAGTCTTCTGGTGGTGTGAAAGTGTCAAGTGGTCGAATTCAAGAAATATTAAAAACAGCTACAAAGACAGATATTCAAACCATTAAATCTCAGTGGGCTAGTATCATGCAACAGCTCCAAATATCACACGCAGCACTGTTAAACGATGCAGAACCAGTAGCAGCATCTTCCAGTGCATTTGTGTTAAAATTTAAATATGATATACATTGCCAAATGGCTATTGAGAATAAAACATTTTCTTCTTCATTTCCCCAACTAATCGCTAGCTTAACAGGAACAATGTACGAGGTTGTGTACGTACCAGAGGAAAGTTGGTTGAAGATTAGAGAAGAGTTTATTAAACAAAATGGTCTAAAACAAGGTGGCGAAGGGGCTACAGAAGATACCTCTTCTAAGCCAAATGAAGCAATAGAGTTTTTACAAGGGATGGAAGAGATATCGGAAGATCCTTTAATTGTAGAAGCTGAAAAGTTATTTGGAAAAGAATTTGTAGAAGTACATGACGACTAAGGAGGAAATTAATTATGCGTGGAATGGGAAATATGCAAGGTATGATGAAACAAATGCAAAAAATGCAAAAACAAATGGCTGAGGCTCAAGAAGAATTGGGTACTCAACGCTTTGAAGCAGTTGCTGGCGGTGGAATGGTGAAGGTTGTTGTCTCTGGACATAAAGAAGTGTTAGAGGTAGAACTCGACCCAACTGTGGTAGATCCAGAGGATATTGAAATGCTTCAAGACCTAATTGTAATTGCAACAAATGAAGCTATGAAAAAAGCAGAAGAAACGGCGAACTCCACGATGGGTCAATTCACGAAGGGATTGAACCTCCCTGGCATGTTCTAGGAGGAAAAGTTATGCATTATCCTGAACCGATATCCAAACTAATAGATAGTTTTATGAAATTGCCAGGGATTGGGCCGAAAACAGCGGCCCGTCTGGCATTTTTTGTGTTAACAATGAAAGAAGATACTGTTTTAGATTTTGCTAAAGCACTAGTTGATGCGAAAAGAAATTTAAGCTACTGCACGGTGTGTGGGCATATTACAGATATCGACCCTTGTCACATATGCCAAGATCAACAACGTGATTTATCCATGATTTGTGTAGTTCAAGACACCAAAGATGTTATAGCTATGGAGAAAATGAGAGATTATAACGGTTTATATCATGTTCTCCATGGAGCAATTTCCCCCATGGATGGTGTTGGTCCAGAAGATATAAATGTACCATCTTTATTAAAAAGGTTACAAGATACCCAAGTGGAAGAGCTCATATTGGCCACAAACCCTACAATAGAAGGAGAAGCCACTGCAATGTATATTTCTCGTCTTTTAAAACCATCGGGTATTAAGACAACGAGAATTGCTCATGGTTTACCTGTAGGTGGAGATTTAGAGTACGCAGATGAAGTAACTTTGTCTAAAGCTTTAGAAGGCCGTCGAGAGTTGTAAGGGGGATGTAGTTGTTCGTGTTTTTTCAAAAAGGGAAATTAAAAAAAGAGTTTGATCAGCAGTTTGTTACTCTCATTAAAGAAACAAAGGAAGATTGGCAACAAGCGCAATTAATAGAAGATTATTTGAACGATTATGATCTTGATGCTGTTGCAAAAAGAAAAATGACAGAAAGCATTCATTTTTATTTATATAAAGAAGCAAAGATTCGTAATGTCATATTAAAATAGAATAATAATAGTACTAGCTTCATACAGTAAGAGATACTGATTTTATGGAGGGAGTTATTCATGAAGTTAATTATCATTGTGTGTTCACTAGTACTACTATTACTTCTTATGTTTAGGAAATCTTTTTCAGTGATATTAGAAGGGCTTTCTATATTTCTATTTCGTTTAGGTTTTTCTATTTTTTTATTGTTCGGAGTGCATTTACTTTTAGGTTTAGTAGGATATACAATCCCTGTTAATTTATTTACGGGAGCAGTAGTGGCGGTGTTGGGAGTACCTGGAGTAGCTTCTGTGGTAGTTATTTCTATATTAATATAAAAAACTTTTTAAAAAGTGTTGACTTATGAAAGCTAAGAGAGTAATATTGTAGAAGTCGCCAAGAGGTAAACGATTTGGTAGACAACATGAACATTGAAAACTGAACATGCAAAACGTTAAGACATATAGCTTGAAAGACTAACTTCGGTTAGTTTGATAGCAACAATTTTTGACATCATTTAATGATGATGCCAGCAAAACAAATGAGCTTTTTAAGTTCTCTATTATGGAGAGTTTGATCCTGGCTCAGGACGAACGCTGGCGGCATGCCTAATACATGCAAGTCGAGCGAATGACGAAGAAGCTTGCTTCTTCTGATTTAGCGGCGGACGGGTGAGTAACACGTGGGCAACCT is part of the Psychrobacillus sp. FSL H8-0483 genome and encodes:
- the tadA gene encoding tRNA adenosine(34) deaminase TadA gives rise to the protein MDEYYMNLAIEEAKKAAAIGEVPIGAIIVYKDEVIAKAFNLRETTQNATTHAELLAIQEACAKIGSWRLEETTLYVTLEPCPMCAGAILQSRIPRVVYGARDAKAGCVDSLYHLLNDSRFNHICEVTEGVLSETCGSLLTHFFRDLRAQKKNQKRQ
- a CDS encoding glycosyl hydrolase family 18 protein, which encodes MIYVVKQGDSLYGIAKQFGTNATTLASINGIPDSDVLVLGQALVLPSTPSPDRPLIESNLYVEWYTEIPSENVIKQVETNAAQLTYMMPFAYEVKRDGTLTTMSWGKLPEVAKANKVETVIVLANIENGAFSDTLAHTIFTNQEVKQKVFEQAVAEAKKRGTTHIHTDFEYIDSADRENYVNFLKELKAYAKGFTISASLAPKTSAEQNGKWYGGHDYKAIGEVVDFVVIMTYEWGYSGGPPMAVSPIGPVRKVLEYAVTEIEPSKVMMGQNLYGYDWTLPYKPGNPFAKAVSPQQAIQLAKDRNAAIEYDPVAQAPFFHYWKDGKEHEVWFEDARSIQAKFNLLNELKLLGISYWHSGFDFPQNWYLLNEMFRVKKK
- a CDS encoding deoxynucleoside kinase, whose protein sequence is MSIPFITVEGPIGVGKTTLAKAIADTYQFELLKEIVDENPFLDKFYDDIAEWSFQTEMFFLCNRYKQLSDIDKKYILKEKAVVADYHIFKNLIFAKRTLSKIEYEKYEAIYHILTKDMPVPNIVIFLDASLDVLVSRIDMRGREFEKKISPDYLDQLTTDYRMFMDDFEEKHPEVTVLRFNGDEIDFVQNGQDLKKIVEKVDATLHRRSF
- a CDS encoding deoxynucleoside kinase, which gives rise to MNLREKYGIPSNAVITIAGTVGVGKSTMTKALADALNFKTSFEKVDSNPYLDRFYEDFSKWSFHLQIYFLAERFKEQKRMFEYGGGFIQDRSIYEDTGIFAQMHKEKGTMDPIDHETYTSLFDAMVMTPYFPHPNLLIYIEGSLEDIIERIQDRGRPMEQQTPISYWEEMHGRYEKWIDGFNGCPVLRLNINDYDIVQNPEDVEAILERIGHFMEQTVTLRK
- the dnaX gene encoding DNA polymerase III subunit gamma/tau, with amino-acid sequence MSYQAFYRAYRPQSFAEMSGQTHIKQTLQNALLYNKTTHAYLFSGPRGTGKTSAAKIFAKALNCESGPAKEPCNTCETCKSITEGSNTDVIEFDAASNSRVEEMRDIIEKVRFAPSNARYKVYIIDEVHMLSTSAFNALLKTLEEPPAHAVFILATTEPHKIPLTIISRCQRFDFKRITSMDIVSRMKEVLTDAAIEYDVNVLKIIAQAAAGGMRDALSMLDQVVSFSGEKMTIQDALLVTGSIGQEVFFQLADALIEKDVARALGYVEQLVEDGKDPVRLTEDFITFYRDLLILLVAPKQTELLEIATGDALFLELASKFPVDTLYKSISILTNTQQEMRFSNHAKVYLETAIIRLAQVPKEAMVNSESNAELEMKVKSLESQLQQLQQQISQGIIPQANGGEQEQPKRQRQKSSGGVKVSSGRIQEILKTATKTDIQTIKSQWASIMQQLQISHAALLNDAEPVAASSSAFVLKFKYDIHCQMAIENKTFSSSFPQLIASLTGTMYEVVYVPEESWLKIREEFIKQNGLKQGGEGATEDTSSKPNEAIEFLQGMEEISEDPLIVEAEKLFGKEFVEVHDD
- a CDS encoding YbaB/EbfC family nucleoid-associated protein, with protein sequence MRGMGNMQGMMKQMQKMQKQMAEAQEELGTQRFEAVAGGGMVKVVVSGHKEVLEVELDPTVVDPEDIEMLQDLIVIATNEAMKKAEETANSTMGQFTKGLNLPGMF
- the recR gene encoding recombination mediator RecR, with product MHYPEPISKLIDSFMKLPGIGPKTAARLAFFVLTMKEDTVLDFAKALVDAKRNLSYCTVCGHITDIDPCHICQDQQRDLSMICVVQDTKDVIAMEKMRDYNGLYHVLHGAISPMDGVGPEDINVPSLLKRLQDTQVEELILATNPTIEGEATAMYISRLLKPSGIKTTRIAHGLPVGGDLEYADEVTLSKALEGRREL
- a CDS encoding YaaL family protein; translated protein: MFFQKGKLKKEFDQQFVTLIKETKEDWQQAQLIEDYLNDYDLDAVAKRKMTESIHFYLYKEAKIRNVILK
- a CDS encoding pro-sigmaK processing inhibitor BofA family protein; this translates as MKLIIIVCSLVLLLLLMFRKSFSVILEGLSIFLFRLGFSIFLLFGVHLLLGLVGYTIPVNLFTGAVVAVLGVPGVASVVVISILI